In the Aeromicrobium fastidiosum genome, GCACGAACAGGGCGGCTACCTGCTCGTGTTCGGTGCTGCCGCAGCCGTCGCGGCGCTGGGCGTGCTGGCCTCGTACCGAGTGACCAGCCCCGGATGACCGTCGGCGTCGGTGCGCCAGCGTCCACGCGGCGGCCGACCGTGGACGCTGACGCACCGCCCGACGTCCGCGGTTGCAGGGGAGTGCGAGAACCGGCCGCGTGCGCCGATACCCTTGCCCGGTGAACCCTTCATCGTCAGATGCCGTCTCGTGGACCCCCGGACGTCCGCTCCGTGTCGCCCTGCTGGGCTGCGGGGTCGTGGGCACGGAGGTCGCCCGGCTGCTGACGCGTGACGCCGACGAGCTGGCCCAGCGGGTCGGCGCGCCGCTCGAGCTGGTCGGCATCGCCGTGCGCCGGCTCGGCCGCGAGCGCGACCTCGACGTCCCCGCCGAGCTGTTCACGACGGATGCCGCGGGGCTCGTCTCGCGCGGCGACATCGACGTCGTGATCGAGGTCATCGGCGGCATCGACCTGGCTCGCGACCTGATCCTGTCGGCGCTCGAGCACGGTGCCTCGGTCGTCACGGCCAACAAGGCGCTGCTCGCCGAGGACGGCGCGACGCTGTTCGAGGCGGCGCACAAGGCCGAGCGCGATCTCTACTTCGAGGCTGCCGTCGCCGGTGCGATCCCGATCGTCCGACCCCTGCGCGAGTCGCTCGCCGGCGACCGGGTGCAGCGCGTGCTGGGCATCGTCAACGGCACCACCAACTTCATCCTCGACGCCATGACCACGACGGGTCAGGGCTTCTCCGAGGCGCTGGACGAGGCACAGCGGCTGGGCTACGCCGAGGCCGATCCGACCGCCGACATCGAGGGCTTCGACGCCGCCTCCAAGGCCGCGATCCTCGCCGGTCTCGCGTTCCACACCCGCGTGACGATCGGCGACGTGCACCGCGAAGGCATCACCGACGTCACGGCCGCCGATGTGCGCTCGGCCGAGGAGATGGGCTGCGTCGTCAAGCTGCTGGCGATCTGCGAGCGCCGCGACACCCCCGACGGACCAGCCGTCTCGGCCCGCGTGCACCCCGCGATGATCCCGCTGACGCACCCGCTCGCGAGCGTCCGCGGCGCCTACAACGCGGTCTTCGTCGAGAGCGAGTCGGCCGGCGAGCTGATGTTCTACGGCCCCGGAGCCGGCGGCGCGCCCACCGCGAGCGCCGTGCTCGGCGACGTCGTGTCGGTCGCCCGCAACCGCCGCAGCGACGTCTTCGGACCCGGCGAGTCGACCCACGCCCAGCTCGAGGTGCTCGACATGGGCCGTGCCCGCACCCGCTACCACGTCTCGATCGACGTCGACGACCGCGCGGGCGTGCTCGCCTCGGTCGCCGGGGCCTTCGCGGAGTACGACGTCTCGATCAAGACGGTGCGGCAGGAGGGCAGCGGGTCCGACGCCCAGCTGGTCATCGTGACCCACGAGGCCGAGGACGCCGCGCTGTCGGCGACCGTCGCGTCGCTGCGGGGTCTCGACATGGTGCGAGACGTGACATCGGTGATGCGCGTCGAGGGAGGATTCTGATGGCACACGTGTGGAGAGGCGTCATCGAGGAGTACCGGGAGTGGCTCCCGGTGACCACCGCGACCCCCGTCGTCTCGCTGGGGGAGGGCGGCACGCCGCTCGTCCACTCCGCGTGGCTGTCGGGCCTCGTGCGCGGCGACGTCTGGAT is a window encoding:
- a CDS encoding homoserine dehydrogenase, translated to MNPSSSDAVSWTPGRPLRVALLGCGVVGTEVARLLTRDADELAQRVGAPLELVGIAVRRLGRERDLDVPAELFTTDAAGLVSRGDIDVVIEVIGGIDLARDLILSALEHGASVVTANKALLAEDGATLFEAAHKAERDLYFEAAVAGAIPIVRPLRESLAGDRVQRVLGIVNGTTNFILDAMTTTGQGFSEALDEAQRLGYAEADPTADIEGFDAASKAAILAGLAFHTRVTIGDVHREGITDVTAADVRSAEEMGCVVKLLAICERRDTPDGPAVSARVHPAMIPLTHPLASVRGAYNAVFVESESAGELMFYGPGAGGAPTASAVLGDVVSVARNRRSDVFGPGESTHAQLEVLDMGRARTRYHVSIDVDDRAGVLASVAGAFAEYDVSIKTVRQEGSGSDAQLVIVTHEAEDAALSATVASLRGLDMVRDVTSVMRVEGGF